In one Rhodococcus sp. B50 genomic region, the following are encoded:
- a CDS encoding LysR family transcriptional regulator — protein MFDPVHLRSFLAVERERGFTAAAQRLGLRQSTVSQHVARLEKEIGRRLFVRDTHNVELTADGADMVAFAREILDRHDAARRHFSESPLSGRLRFGVSEDLVLYELPSILAEFRRSHPRIDLELTVDLSEDLQRRLDDNELDLVFGKRRRGSRHGEMIFRERLVFLSAPDYVLDPDEPTPLVSYPPPALTRDIALEALQRSGRGVRVACTTDSLNGLRAAALAGLGVVLHAERLPPPGLVPVRDPQRLLPDAGDIEFVLIARRSVLTGPEAALRSAILANADRVRV, from the coding sequence GTGTTCGATCCGGTGCACCTTCGGAGCTTCCTCGCTGTCGAGCGGGAGCGTGGTTTCACCGCGGCCGCTCAGCGGCTCGGTCTGCGGCAATCGACGGTCAGTCAGCACGTCGCCCGACTCGAGAAGGAGATCGGACGTCGGCTGTTCGTGCGGGATACGCACAACGTCGAACTGACGGCGGACGGTGCCGACATGGTCGCGTTCGCCCGGGAGATCCTCGACCGGCACGATGCCGCTCGCAGGCACTTCTCGGAGTCGCCGCTCAGCGGCCGGCTGCGTTTCGGGGTCTCCGAGGATCTGGTGCTCTACGAACTGCCGTCGATCCTCGCCGAATTCCGGCGCAGTCATCCCCGCATCGATCTCGAGCTCACCGTCGACCTGAGCGAGGACCTGCAACGTCGACTCGACGACAACGAACTCGATCTGGTGTTCGGCAAGCGTCGGCGCGGTAGCCGACACGGGGAGATGATCTTCCGTGAGCGTCTCGTCTTCCTCTCCGCCCCGGACTACGTCCTCGATCCCGACGAGCCGACACCGCTGGTGTCCTATCCGCCCCCGGCGCTGACCCGCGACATCGCCCTCGAGGCCCTTCAGCGTAGTGGACGTGGCGTCCGCGTCGCGTGCACGACCGACAGTCTCAACGGTCTGCGCGCCGCCGCGCTCGCCGGACTGGGTGTGGTGCTGCACGCCGAGCGGCTCCCTCCGCCCGGCCTCGTCCCGGTGCGCGATCCCCAGCGGCTGCTCCCCGACGCCGGCGACATCGAATTCGTGCTCATCGCACGCCGGTCCGTCCTCACCGGTCCGGAGGCGGCCCTGCGGTCGGCGATCCTGGCGAATGCGGATCGCGTGCGCGTGTGA
- a CDS encoding amidohydrolase family protein, translating to MTFPRVDVHQHVWPAPLVAALRARTRAPRLVGWTLHLDGEPPYEVRPEDHSIARRAELAVQDGIDLALVSLSSPLGIESLPAADAAGLLDAYHEGVLALPQPFGGWASASVDAPDPAALREVLAAGCVGLQLPATALADADGYARCAPLLDELDRRGAPLFVHPGPATADPSAPPWWPAMVSYVSQMHTAWFAWHEYGAPRLPRLRVGFAMLAGLAPLHADRMAARGGPATIPSAGVFVDTSSYGPEIVEAVASGLGWERIVLGSDRPYAPPLLFDDERDGLVRRRNPSRLFATSHERKP from the coding sequence ATGACCTTTCCCCGCGTCGACGTCCACCAGCACGTGTGGCCGGCACCCCTCGTCGCGGCGCTACGGGCACGCACCCGTGCGCCGCGCCTCGTCGGGTGGACGCTGCACCTCGACGGCGAACCACCCTACGAGGTACGGCCCGAGGATCATTCGATCGCCCGCCGGGCCGAGCTCGCGGTGCAGGACGGCATCGACCTGGCGCTGGTGTCACTGTCGAGCCCACTGGGGATCGAATCGCTGCCCGCAGCCGACGCGGCCGGTCTGCTCGACGCCTACCACGAGGGAGTGCTGGCGCTGCCGCAGCCGTTCGGGGGATGGGCGTCGGCCTCGGTCGACGCTCCTGATCCCGCGGCTCTGCGCGAAGTCCTTGCGGCGGGCTGCGTCGGGTTGCAACTTCCCGCCACCGCGTTGGCGGACGCCGACGGTTACGCGCGGTGTGCCCCACTCCTCGACGAACTCGACCGCCGCGGCGCACCCCTGTTCGTGCATCCCGGGCCCGCCACGGCCGATCCCTCGGCTCCTCCATGGTGGCCGGCGATGGTGTCCTACGTGTCGCAGATGCACACCGCGTGGTTCGCCTGGCACGAATACGGAGCACCTCGTCTCCCCCGGTTGCGCGTGGGTTTCGCCATGCTCGCCGGCCTCGCGCCGCTGCACGCCGACCGGATGGCGGCACGCGGCGGACCTGCGACGATCCCGTCCGCCGGAGTGTTCGTCGACACCTCCTCGTACGGTCCCGAGATCGTCGAGGCCGTAGCCTCAGGACTCGGCTGGGAGCGCATCGTGCTCGGTTCGGACCGTCCGTACGCTCCCCCTTTGCTGTTCGACGACGAACGGGACGGGCTCGTACGCCGACGTAACCCGTCCCGACTGTTCGCCACGTCACACGAACGTAAACCTTGA
- a CDS encoding ABC transporter substrate-binding protein: MKRFARTTALLAVSAFALAACSGGGDDDPLAGDSADGGAIIVGSANFPENVLLAEIYSQALESAGSEVTRQFNIGSREIYYDQVASGAITLVPEYNGALLARVDPDSTAATTEDVNAALSEALPDGLEILTSAPGENKDALVVTEETAQRYNLTSIADLAPVAGELALGGPPEFETRQQGVVGLREVYGVEFREFVPTDTGGPITIRALSDGTVQAANIFTTDPSLSTEPFVALEDPESVFGAQNVTPLVHRTDLDDDDVAKIDAVSEKLTTDTLVVLVGQVVTDGRDIDAVAEEWLQQNDLN; this comes from the coding sequence GTGAAACGCTTCGCACGCACCACAGCACTTCTCGCCGTGTCCGCATTCGCCCTGGCGGCCTGTTCCGGCGGCGGGGACGACGATCCTCTCGCCGGGGATTCGGCGGACGGTGGCGCGATCATCGTCGGTTCGGCGAACTTCCCCGAGAACGTCCTGCTCGCGGAGATCTACTCGCAGGCGCTCGAGAGCGCAGGGTCCGAGGTCACCCGGCAGTTCAACATCGGCAGCCGTGAGATCTACTACGACCAGGTCGCATCGGGTGCCATCACGCTCGTCCCGGAGTACAACGGCGCACTCCTCGCGAGGGTCGATCCCGACAGCACCGCCGCCACGACCGAGGATGTCAATGCGGCACTGTCCGAAGCTCTTCCGGACGGGCTCGAGATCCTGACCTCCGCTCCCGGTGAGAACAAGGATGCCCTGGTCGTCACCGAGGAGACGGCGCAGCGGTACAACCTGACGAGCATCGCCGATCTCGCACCGGTTGCGGGCGAGCTCGCCCTCGGCGGTCCCCCGGAGTTCGAGACCCGGCAGCAGGGCGTCGTGGGCCTGCGCGAAGTGTACGGAGTCGAGTTCCGCGAGTTCGTGCCCACCGATACGGGCGGTCCCATCACCATCCGGGCACTCTCGGACGGCACGGTGCAGGCCGCGAACATCTTCACCACCGACCCGTCTCTGAGCACCGAACCGTTTGTGGCGCTGGAGGACCCGGAATCAGTGTTCGGAGCCCAGAACGTCACTCCGCTGGTGCATCGCACCGATCTCGACGACGACGACGTCGCGAAGATCGATGCCGTGTCCGAGAAGCTCACCACCGACACCCTCGTCGTACTGGTCGGACAGGTGGTCACCGACGGCCGCGACATCGACGCCGTCGCCGAGGAGTGGCTGCAGCAGAACGACCTGAACTGA
- a CDS encoding hemerythrin domain-containing protein: MSTDAIVLLKEDHKEIKKLFRDFRKAEGEKEKGEIVGKIIEALTVHTYLENECMYPEVRSLLPDLEDDILESYEEHHVADVLVVELAGMKPDAERFDAKTTVLIENVEHHIDEEEDEWFPKVREALGRKQLQDIGARMLEMKDDAPRSPAQPSALKKTIDAVIS; the protein is encoded by the coding sequence GTGTCCACAGACGCGATCGTGTTGCTGAAGGAAGATCACAAGGAAATCAAGAAGCTCTTCCGCGACTTCCGGAAAGCCGAGGGGGAGAAGGAGAAGGGCGAGATCGTCGGCAAGATCATCGAAGCTCTCACCGTGCACACCTATCTCGAGAACGAGTGCATGTACCCCGAAGTGCGCTCCCTGCTCCCCGATCTCGAAGACGACATCCTGGAGTCCTACGAGGAGCACCATGTCGCCGATGTGCTCGTCGTCGAACTGGCCGGGATGAAGCCCGACGCAGAACGTTTCGATGCGAAGACGACGGTCCTGATCGAGAACGTCGAGCATCACATCGACGAGGAGGAGGACGAGTGGTTCCCCAAGGTGCGTGAGGCGCTGGGACGTAAGCAGTTGCAGGACATCGGTGCCCGCATGCTCGAGATGAAGGATGACGCCCCGCGGTCGCCGGCGCAGCCGTCCGCGTTGAAGAAGACGATCGATGCGGTGATCAGCTGA
- a CDS encoding ABC transporter permease, with the protein MSLRIPGYLGTFWELLGDHLLMALGASLLGLVIALPLGLACVRWPRVYAPVLAVCSVLYSIPSLAFFVLLIAFTGISRTTVILPLAVYALAGLVPNVVDGLRAVPDSVRQSAVAMGFSTPRRLLTVDLPLAIPAVIAGLRVATVANISMVSVGALIGMGAFGALFTASVQLDRLDLAIIGIVATVVMALVVDAVLVLVQRLTTPWMRSTSRARR; encoded by the coding sequence GTGAGCCTGCGTATTCCCGGTTATCTCGGGACGTTCTGGGAACTGCTCGGCGATCATCTCCTCATGGCGCTCGGTGCCTCGTTGCTCGGCCTGGTCATCGCGTTACCCCTGGGCTTGGCGTGTGTGCGGTGGCCGCGGGTGTATGCACCGGTGCTCGCGGTCTGCAGCGTTCTGTATTCCATTCCGTCGCTTGCCTTCTTCGTGTTGCTCATCGCCTTCACCGGGATCAGCCGGACCACGGTGATCCTTCCGCTGGCCGTCTACGCGCTGGCGGGACTCGTCCCCAACGTCGTCGACGGGCTGCGCGCCGTACCGGACAGTGTGCGCCAGTCTGCGGTGGCGATGGGGTTCTCGACACCGCGCCGGCTGCTCACCGTCGACCTGCCGCTGGCGATCCCGGCGGTCATCGCCGGGCTCCGTGTGGCCACGGTGGCGAACATCAGCATGGTGAGCGTCGGGGCGCTGATCGGCATGGGAGCGTTCGGGGCGCTGTTCACCGCGTCGGTCCAGCTCGATCGGCTCGATCTGGCGATCATCGGCATCGTCGCGACCGTCGTGATGGCGCTGGTCGTCGACGCGGTGCTCGTACTCGTCCAGCGTCTCACCACGCCGTGGATGCGTAGTACCTCGAGAGCGCGCCGATGA
- a CDS encoding ABC transporter permease, which yields MTTLLHYLAEYFGDAANWSGASGIPTRLAQHFGYTLVAFAISVLLALPLGLWTGHTGRGGVLVSLTANAARALPTYGLLVLLVVLYGIGLVPVLVPLVALAIPPILLNSYEGIRGVDPALTDSARGMGMTSSQILLRAQLPVALPLVLVGMRTAAVQIVATATIAAAVSFGGVGRPIVDGLARSDYALVVGGAALAGICSLLVLAIFAVLGRLLVSPGVRASQD from the coding sequence ATGACGACACTGCTGCACTACCTCGCCGAGTACTTCGGTGATGCCGCGAACTGGTCGGGTGCTTCCGGGATCCCGACGCGACTCGCCCAGCACTTCGGGTACACGCTGGTCGCGTTCGCGATCTCCGTTCTCCTCGCGTTGCCTCTCGGTCTGTGGACCGGGCACACGGGGCGCGGCGGTGTGCTCGTGTCCCTCACGGCGAACGCCGCACGCGCCCTCCCCACCTACGGCCTGCTCGTGCTGCTGGTGGTGCTGTACGGGATCGGACTGGTACCGGTGCTCGTGCCGCTCGTGGCACTCGCGATTCCGCCCATCCTGCTGAACTCCTACGAAGGGATCCGCGGGGTCGATCCGGCGCTGACCGACTCCGCCCGAGGAATGGGGATGACCTCGTCCCAGATCCTCCTGCGGGCCCAACTGCCGGTCGCACTGCCGCTGGTACTCGTCGGCATGCGTACCGCCGCGGTCCAGATCGTCGCGACCGCGACCATCGCTGCGGCGGTGAGTTTCGGCGGAGTGGGAAGACCGATCGTGGACGGTCTTGCCCGCAGCGACTACGCGTTGGTCGTGGGCGGTGCCGCTCTCGCCGGGATCTGCTCGCTGCTGGTGCTCGCGATCTTCGCCGTCCTCGGTCGGCTGCTGGTCTCGCCCGGCGTCCGCGCCTCACAGGACTAG
- a CDS encoding glutaminase, with product MRSPLPDYLTEVLRGCADSSGALADYIPELARADPDRFALTLVTAEGAMYSVGDDDTEFTIQSVSKPFVYGLALQERGFDDVLDVIDVEPSGEAFNEVSLERNTGRPLNPMINAGALAAHALVLDGRRPEDSVEDIRSLLSSLAGRELVIDEKVAASELGNSYRNVAIANLLRGYEVFEDDPDEIVEGYIRQCSVTVTTKDLAMMAATLAAGGVQPVTCEEVFSRDVVRQVLSVMATCGMYDAAGDWLSTVGIPAKSGVSGGIIGILPGQLGIAAYSPRLDDHGTSVQGVAAFGRFSRDMNLHLMDAPMVAHSVLRRRHVIGEGKEALTLLELQGDLQFTSAEGLVTAVVDEPVETKRVVFDLSLVRTVLPVGRRLLLEMIGRLHRDGVEVVVVDPEGHLPEPDTGYGFRPQVHASWEDLET from the coding sequence ATGCGTTCACCGTTGCCGGACTACCTGACCGAAGTGCTCCGAGGATGTGCCGACAGTTCGGGCGCACTCGCCGATTACATCCCGGAGCTGGCGAGGGCCGACCCGGACCGGTTCGCCCTCACCCTGGTGACTGCCGAAGGCGCGATGTACTCCGTGGGTGACGACGACACCGAGTTCACGATCCAGTCCGTCTCGAAGCCCTTCGTCTACGGTCTCGCGCTGCAGGAAAGGGGATTCGACGACGTGCTCGACGTGATCGACGTCGAGCCGTCCGGTGAGGCGTTCAACGAGGTCTCGCTCGAACGCAACACGGGACGACCGCTGAATCCGATGATCAACGCGGGCGCGCTCGCCGCACATGCTCTGGTGCTCGACGGTCGGCGGCCCGAGGACTCGGTGGAGGACATCCGCTCCCTGCTGTCGTCCCTGGCCGGTCGTGAACTCGTGATCGACGAGAAGGTCGCTGCGTCGGAACTCGGCAACTCCTATCGAAATGTGGCTATCGCCAACCTGCTTCGAGGATACGAGGTATTCGAGGACGATCCCGACGAGATCGTCGAGGGATACATCCGGCAGTGCTCCGTGACGGTCACCACCAAGGATCTCGCGATGATGGCCGCGACACTTGCGGCGGGCGGCGTGCAGCCCGTGACGTGCGAGGAGGTCTTCTCCCGCGATGTCGTGCGTCAGGTGCTGTCGGTGATGGCGACCTGCGGGATGTACGACGCGGCGGGGGACTGGCTCTCCACCGTCGGCATCCCGGCCAAGAGCGGCGTGTCCGGAGGAATCATAGGAATCCTACCGGGACAGTTGGGTATTGCGGCCTACTCGCCACGGCTCGACGACCACGGGACCAGCGTGCAGGGCGTCGCGGCCTTCGGGCGTTTCTCCCGCGACATGAATCTGCATCTGATGGACGCGCCGATGGTTGCGCACTCGGTGTTACGCAGGCGGCATGTGATCGGCGAGGGTAAGGAGGCTCTCACCCTCCTGGAGTTGCAGGGCGACCTCCAGTTCACCAGCGCCGAGGGGCTCGTGACGGCGGTCGTCGACGAGCCGGTGGAAACGAAACGCGTGGTCTTCGACCTGTCGCTCGTCCGTACGGTGCTGCCCGTGGGCCGACGTCTGTTGCTGGAGATGATCGGTCGGCTCCATCGCGACGGAGTGGAGGTCGTCGTCGTGGACCCCGAGGGGCATCTGCCCGAGCCCGACACCGGTTACGGCTTCCGTCCACAGGTCCACGCCTCGTGGGAGGACCTGGAGACATAG
- a CDS encoding phosphodiesterase: MTALSSALSVPFRVGSALRGARVFHPRGATFEGVAEFESSWWPRQIPRPALVIARVSRGIGTPDGMPDVLGLALRFPLKTGPWDVLLASAYLPARVALLPARSWSSARYSTLMAYRTDADPTPRWITAVPRGRHSSSTTSVEALGVPLEFSLLVGSARGSLEPAGRLTLNRRLPEKDSEQPSFDPTIHCPGFVDPWPGWLVETRRDAYRASRAGRGASLARPQHTLS, translated from the coding sequence ATGACTGCCCTGTCGTCGGCGCTGTCCGTGCCGTTCCGAGTGGGATCCGCGCTGCGCGGAGCACGTGTGTTCCACCCACGCGGCGCGACCTTCGAAGGGGTCGCCGAGTTCGAGTCGTCCTGGTGGCCCCGGCAGATCCCCCGCCCCGCCCTGGTGATCGCGCGGGTGTCGCGGGGCATCGGCACGCCCGACGGAATGCCGGACGTGCTCGGCCTGGCGCTGCGTTTTCCCCTGAAGACCGGCCCGTGGGACGTCCTGCTCGCCTCGGCCTACCTGCCCGCCCGGGTGGCTCTGCTGCCGGCCCGCTCGTGGTCGAGCGCCCGCTACAGCACGCTCATGGCCTACCGGACCGATGCCGACCCCACACCGCGGTGGATCACTGCCGTTCCGCGAGGACGACATTCGTCCTCGACCACCTCCGTCGAAGCACTCGGAGTTCCGCTCGAGTTCTCACTCCTGGTGGGTTCGGCCCGCGGCTCCCTGGAACCGGCAGGCCGTCTGACTCTGAACCGTCGCCTGCCCGAGAAGGATTCCGAGCAACCGTCTTTCGATCCAACCATCCACTGCCCCGGGTTCGTCGATCCGTGGCCGGGATGGCTCGTCGAGACGCGGCGCGACGCCTACCGGGCGAGCCGGGCCGGACGAGGCGCCTCCCTCGCCCGGCCGCAGCACACCCTCAGCTGA
- a CDS encoding ABC transporter ATP-binding protein, translating to MITFDNVEKRYPDGTVAVDGLSLEVPTGTLTVFVGPSGCGKTTSLRMINRMVEPTGGRVLVEGRDVLDEDPRILRRGIGYVIQHAGLFPHRTVVDNVATVPRLLGANRKEARATAMDVLTRVGLGKELAQRYPAQLSGGQQQRVGVARALAADPPILLMDEPFSAVDPVVRKDLQDELLRLQSVLAKTIVLVTHDIDEAIKLGDRVAVLRPGGMLAQYATPEELLTAPADDFVAGFLGVDRGVRLMSFFSSAELPLRTAPIVTRDDAELVAGDGRWVLVVDDERRPAGWRDGSPRDGNPDTKFVPVGRPFVPGRDPLRVVLDAAVLSPSGHAVAVDDDGRVLGVISGEEVAAAARAAHDGRQTGTPPRLEMRKSQ from the coding sequence GTGATCACATTCGACAATGTCGAGAAGCGTTATCCCGACGGGACCGTCGCGGTCGACGGACTCTCGCTCGAGGTCCCGACGGGCACCCTGACGGTGTTCGTCGGGCCGTCGGGGTGCGGAAAGACCACCTCGCTGCGCATGATCAACCGGATGGTCGAGCCCACGGGCGGGCGTGTGCTCGTCGAGGGTCGCGACGTCCTCGACGAAGATCCCCGGATCCTGCGCCGCGGCATCGGATACGTCATCCAGCACGCCGGGCTCTTTCCCCATCGGACAGTGGTCGACAACGTCGCCACCGTGCCCCGATTGCTCGGCGCGAACCGCAAGGAGGCCCGCGCGACCGCGATGGACGTGCTGACGCGGGTCGGGCTCGGAAAGGAACTGGCGCAACGCTATCCGGCGCAGCTCTCCGGCGGGCAGCAGCAGCGTGTCGGCGTGGCCCGCGCACTGGCGGCCGATCCCCCGATCCTGTTGATGGACGAGCCCTTCTCCGCGGTCGATCCCGTGGTCCGCAAGGACCTGCAGGACGAACTCCTGCGCCTGCAGTCGGTGCTGGCCAAGACGATCGTGCTCGTCACCCACGACATCGACGAGGCGATCAAGCTCGGCGACCGCGTGGCCGTCCTGCGGCCCGGCGGGATGCTCGCCCAGTACGCGACGCCGGAGGAACTTCTCACCGCTCCCGCCGACGACTTCGTCGCCGGCTTCCTCGGCGTCGACCGCGGTGTGCGGCTCATGTCGTTCTTCTCGTCCGCCGAACTGCCCTTGCGCACGGCTCCGATCGTCACCCGGGACGACGCCGAACTCGTCGCCGGTGACGGCCGCTGGGTTCTCGTCGTCGACGACGAGAGGCGCCCAGCGGGGTGGCGCGACGGCAGCCCCCGTGACGGCAACCCGGATACGAAATTCGTCCCGGTGGGAAGACCTTTCGTTCCGGGACGTGATCCGCTGCGCGTCGTGCTCGACGCGGCGGTGCTCTCACCGTCGGGTCATGCCGTGGCCGTGGACGACGACGGCCGCGTGCTCGGGGTGATCAGCGGTGAGGAGGTGGCGGCGGCAGCCCGCGCAGCCCACGACGGCCGGCAGACCGGTACCCCGCCTCGGCTCGAGATGCGGAAGTCGCAGTGA
- a CDS encoding cysteine dioxygenase → MPALLSTSVRVDLAEIVLDIASDDARWRPLVRFGETERWYTRLDVTDDYEVWLLSWLPGQRTGIHDHGGSAGAFAVAQGGVREDTVDQPWSEGLPGQRVTLSSTHLAAGATRRFDSRHVHEVVNDGPVPAVTVHAYAPALDSMSRYRLVNGILTLATSERAGDDW, encoded by the coding sequence ATGCCTGCTCTTCTCTCCACCTCCGTGCGCGTCGATCTCGCCGAGATCGTCCTCGACATCGCCTCGGACGACGCGCGCTGGCGTCCGCTCGTCCGATTCGGCGAGACCGAGCGCTGGTACACCCGACTCGACGTCACCGACGACTACGAGGTGTGGTTGCTGAGCTGGCTTCCCGGGCAGCGCACCGGAATCCACGATCACGGGGGAAGCGCCGGTGCGTTCGCCGTCGCCCAGGGAGGTGTCCGGGAGGACACCGTCGATCAGCCGTGGTCGGAAGGCCTTCCCGGGCAACGCGTGACACTCTCCAGCACCCACCTGGCCGCCGGCGCCACACGGCGCTTCGACAGCCGGCACGTGCACGAGGTCGTCAACGACGGTCCCGTTCCTGCGGTGACCGTGCACGCCTATGCCCCCGCACTCGACTCGATGAGCCGGTACCGGCTCGTGAACGGCATCCTCACCCTCGCCACCTCGGAGCGTGCGGGCGACGACTGGTGA
- a CDS encoding alpha/beta fold hydrolase has protein sequence MALLTRSPYRCPGDGSVIHHACAGLLTYWERPVEEHVARTSLGETYVLTTGPATAPPIVVLAGGDLPAAGLRLLAEQFGERHRVVLVDVPGLPGASAGSRPDNRIHTVYGHWLVEVLDALGVERVPVLGLGWSASVAAAVEDLDRVEKLVIAAPLGLVPRVRWNRALIPGLQWRNEPNLENTERYLRALAGCDYRPDEQTLRWSCRVGAYCTSLTNVPRIDRSVLRRWRGHAVEVVVGVKDPLVQVDALNKLADDMGAQFVAIPEAGHLLAVEAPAALAAMTAAASAD, from the coding sequence ATGGCGTTGCTCACACGCTCGCCCTACCGCTGTCCCGGAGACGGCAGCGTGATCCATCACGCCTGCGCAGGACTGCTGACCTACTGGGAGCGTCCCGTCGAGGAGCACGTCGCCCGTACCTCGCTGGGTGAGACGTACGTGCTCACCACGGGTCCCGCGACGGCACCGCCGATCGTGGTGCTCGCAGGTGGCGACCTTCCGGCGGCGGGACTGCGTCTGCTGGCCGAGCAGTTCGGTGAGCGGCACCGAGTCGTGCTCGTGGACGTCCCGGGCCTGCCCGGGGCGAGTGCGGGCAGCCGGCCCGACAACCGCATCCACACCGTCTACGGCCACTGGCTCGTCGAGGTACTCGACGCACTCGGGGTCGAGCGGGTTCCCGTGCTCGGTCTCGGCTGGTCCGCGTCGGTGGCGGCCGCGGTGGAGGATCTCGACCGGGTCGAGAAGCTGGTGATCGCCGCGCCGCTGGGACTCGTCCCGCGCGTCCGATGGAACCGCGCCCTCATTCCCGGCCTGCAGTGGCGCAACGAGCCCAACCTCGAGAACACCGAGCGGTACCTCCGGGCACTCGCGGGCTGCGATTACCGCCCCGACGAGCAGACGCTGCGGTGGTCCTGCCGCGTGGGTGCGTACTGCACGTCGCTGACGAACGTGCCCCGTATCGATCGATCCGTACTGCGCCGCTGGCGCGGGCATGCTGTCGAGGTGGTCGTGGGAGTCAAGGATCCCCTCGTGCAGGTCGACGCGCTGAACAAGCTGGCCGACGACATGGGAGCGCAGTTCGTGGCGATCCCCGAGGCGGGTCATCTCCTCGCGGTCGAGGCGCCGGCGGCTCTGGCCGCGATGACCGCTGCCGCATCGGCGGACTGA
- a CDS encoding bile acid:sodium symporter family protein has protein sequence MLSKIPVLGRLDPFLLAILATVTVAALLPADGVVLDGANWAAKIAIGLLFFLYGARLSTQEAIEGLKHWRLHVTILATTFVVFPLLGLAAKVLVPSILTDPLYLGVLYLCLLPSTVQSAIALVSVARGNIPGAIVSASASSLIGIFATPLLVALTMSTQGVTFSGSAVLDIVLMLLVPFVAGQLLRRWIGSWVKAHGKPLKLVDRGSIMLVVYVAFSRGMNEGIWSMISIGRLLALVGVCAVLLAIVLALTWYSSRGLGFDYRDRVAILFCGSTKSLATGLPMAIVLFPGQPIGLIVLPLMLFHQMQLLVCAALAGRLAKKAPEGLVAA, from the coding sequence GTGCTCTCCAAGATCCCCGTGCTCGGACGACTCGACCCGTTCCTGCTCGCCATCCTCGCCACCGTCACCGTCGCTGCCCTGCTGCCTGCCGACGGCGTGGTACTCGACGGCGCGAACTGGGCCGCGAAGATCGCCATCGGGTTGCTGTTCTTCCTGTACGGCGCGCGTCTGTCCACACAGGAGGCAATCGAAGGTCTCAAGCACTGGCGTCTGCACGTGACCATCCTTGCGACGACCTTCGTAGTCTTCCCGCTGCTCGGTCTGGCCGCGAAGGTGCTCGTGCCGTCGATTCTGACCGACCCGCTCTATCTCGGGGTGCTGTACCTGTGCCTTCTGCCGTCCACCGTGCAGTCGGCCATCGCGCTGGTCTCGGTGGCGCGCGGAAACATCCCCGGCGCGATCGTGTCCGCCAGCGCCTCGAGCCTCATCGGCATCTTCGCGACGCCGCTGCTGGTCGCGCTGACGATGTCCACGCAGGGCGTCACGTTCAGCGGATCAGCCGTTCTCGACATCGTGCTGATGCTGCTCGTGCCGTTCGTCGCCGGTCAGCTCCTGCGGCGCTGGATCGGCTCCTGGGTGAAGGCCCATGGCAAGCCTCTCAAGCTCGTCGACCGCGGATCCATCATGCTGGTCGTGTACGTGGCGTTCAGCCGCGGCATGAACGAGGGCATCTGGTCGATGATCTCGATCGGCCGACTGCTCGCCCTCGTCGGTGTGTGCGCCGTGTTGCTCGCGATCGTGCTCGCACTCACCTGGTACTCGTCCCGCGGACTCGGTTTCGACTACCGGGACCGCGTCGCAATCCTCTTCTGCGGCTCCACGAAGTCCCTCGCCACCGGACTGCCCATGGCGATCGTGCTCTTCCCCGGTCAGCCCATCGGCCTGATCGTGCTGCCGCTCATGCTGTTCCATCAGATGCAGCTTCTGGTGTGCGCAGCGCTCGCCGGGCGGCTGGCGAAGAAGGCGCCGGAAGG